The Triplophysa rosa linkage group LG3, Trosa_1v2, whole genome shotgun sequence genome has a segment encoding these proteins:
- the LOC130552156 gene encoding salivary glue protein Sgs-3-like — protein MKPDGVDVATVEPMEALNAGPEIEVVPAGGAQDQALPGTQSEAEPQPAEALSANDKTGKEKSADPKTKTKAPTKTKTSTAGTKTSTTGTKTSTTSSRPTTAQSRLTNGTQKTQANGVAKKTTTAGLEKKTLTSAAPKKTLGSTAVPTTRTSVKTTEKKPAAAPANGVKKTPAASASSLKSNPKTSAPAPRPASASTTKPISTASPKPPVSKTTR, from the exons ATGAAACCGGATGGTGTTGACGTGGCAACAGTGGAGCCGATGGAAGCGTTGAACGCAGGTCCTGAGATCGAGGTGGTGCCAGCGGGTGGAGCTCAAGACCAGGCCTTGCCCGGCACGCAATCAGAAGCCGAACCACAGCCAGCGGAGGCGCTATCAGCAAATGACAAGACTGGGAAGGAGAAGTCCGCAGATCCCAAAACTAAGACAAAAGCTCCTACCAAAACAAAGACGTCCACCGCTGGTACCAAGACGTCTACCACTGGTACCAAGACGTCTACCACCAGCTCCCGTCCCACCACCGCCCAAAGCCGTTTGACCAATGGCACGCAGAAGACGCAAGCCAACGGTGTCGCCAAAAAGACCACCACAGCCGGGCTTGAGAAGAAGACCTTGACGAGTGCCGCTCCTAAAAAAACACTCGGCTCTACTGCTGTACCCACCACCAGGACCTCAGTGAAGACGACCGAGAAGAAACCTGCGGCGGCTCCAGCTAACGGAGTGAAGAAAACCCCTGCGGCTTCAGCGAGCAGTCTGAAATCCAACCCAAAAACATCAG CTCCTGCTCCAAGACCCGCCTCTGCATCCACCACCAAGCCCATCTCCACCGCCTCTCCCAAACCTCCAGTCTCCAAGACAACCAGGTGA